The following are from one region of the Cynocephalus volans isolate mCynVol1 chromosome 17, mCynVol1.pri, whole genome shotgun sequence genome:
- the POLR1E gene encoding DNA-directed RNA polymerase I subunit RPA49: MAAAVLTPGLGGQTGETAAEVSPTARWLYCGEPDENQRAVLVQFSNGKLQNPGNVRFTLCKSNDSTNPRKRSQRILAAETDRLSYVGNNFGTGALKCNTLCRHFVGILNKTSGQMEVYDAEVFNMHPLFSDESIDSESTLESQTKTYREKMDSCIEAFGTTKQKRALNSRRMNKVGSESLNQAVAKAAESIIDAKGVTALVSDAIHGDLQDDSLYLPPCYSDAAKPEDVYKFEDLLSPAEYEALRSPSEAFRNVTSEEILKMIEESRHCCFVIEALKSLPSNEESRDRQARCIWFLDTLIKFRAQKVIKRKSALGPGVPHIINTKLLKHFTCLTYNNGSLRNLISDSMKAKITAYVIILALHINDFQVDLTMLQRDLKLSEKRMIEIAKAMRLKISKRKVSLAADREEDHKMGTLSIPLPPAQTSDRQSKRRKII; the protein is encoded by the exons ATGGCTGCGGCTGTCTTAACTCCTGGGCTTGGCGGCCAGACAGGCGAGACGGCGGCAGAAGTGTCTCCGACTGCGAGGTGGCTGTATTGTGGAGAGCCCGACGAGAACCAGAGAGCTGTGCTGG TCCAGTTCTCCAACGGAAAGCTGCAGAATCCAGGCAACGTGCGCTTTACCCTGTGCAAGAGCAATGACTCCACAAACCCCAGGAAGAGGAGTCAACGGATCCTG GCAGCTGAAACAGATCGACTTTCCTATGTGGGAAACAATTTTGGGACAGGAGCCCTCAAATGCAATACTCTGTGCAG GCATTTTGTGGGAATTCTGAACAAGACCTCTGGCCAAATGGAAGTGTATGATGCTGAAGTGTTCAACATGCACCCTCTGTTTTCAG ATGAATCAATTGACAGTGAATCAACACTAGAGAGTCAGACCAAAACTTATCGAGAGAAG ATGGATTCTTGCATTGAAGCATTTGGTACCACTAAACAGAAGCGAGCTCTGAACTCCAGGAGAATGAACAAAGTTGGCAGTGAATCTTTGAATCAGGCAGTAGCTAAAGCTGCAGAGAGTATCATTGATGCAAAGGGTGTGACTG CTCTGGTCAGTGATGCCATCCATGGTGACTTGCAAGATGACTCCCTCTACCTTCCTCCCTGCTATTCTGATGCAGCCAAGCCTGAAGATGTGTATAAGTTTGAAGATC TTCTTTCTCCTGCGGAGTATGAAGCTCTTCGGAGCCCATCTGAAGCTTTCAGGAACGTCACATCAGAAGAAATACTGAAGATGATTGAAGAGAGCAG GCACTGCTGCTTTGTCATAGAAGCGTTGAAGTCTTTGCCATCAAATGAGGAGAGCCGAGACCGCCAGGCCCGATGCATATGGTTTCTAGACACCCTCATCAAATTTCGAGCTCAGAAAGTAATTAAGCGAAAAA GTGCCCTGGGACCTGGAGTTCCTCACATCATCAACACCAAACTGCTGAAGCACTTTACCTGCTTGACTTACAACAATGGCAG TTTACGGAATTTAATTTCGGATTCTATGAAGGCGAAGATCACTGCATATGTGATTATACTTGCCTTGCACATAAACGACTTCCAAGTTGACCTGACAATGTTACAGAGGGACTTGAAGCTCAGTGAGAAAAG GATGATTGAGATAGCGAAAGCCATGAGGCTAAAGATCTCTAAAAGAAAGGTGTCTCTGGCAGCTGACAGGGAAGAGGATCACAAAATGGGCACTCTGTCCATCCCACTGCCTCCAGCCCAGACCTCGGACCGCCAATCAAAGCGGAGGAAAATTATCTAG